A window of Streptomyces gilvosporeus contains these coding sequences:
- a CDS encoding ABC transporter permease, which yields MLDYILLEVRRTLRDKGFVVFGIGMPVLMYVLMTNIGTGPGGAAMEWKIASMVGMAAYGALGSAIGIGTGVAEDKQLGWLRQLRITPLSPIRVVVARGLTSTVTVLPALASVLLVGALVNGVRMPGWQWVALAAVLWLGTAPFTLLGLGNGYRLSSQSTGLVNTGCMLLLSIIGGLWFPTELFPGWLRSLSSWTPGNRFAELGRSVTEGGAPGLATVAVMAAWLALFGGYAVYAYRRAARTV from the coding sequence ATGCTCGACTACATCCTTCTCGAAGTCCGGCGCACCCTGCGCGACAAGGGCTTTGTCGTCTTCGGCATCGGGATGCCGGTGCTGATGTATGTGCTGATGACCAATATCGGTACGGGCCCCGGCGGCGCCGCGATGGAGTGGAAGATCGCCTCGATGGTCGGGATGGCCGCGTACGGCGCGCTGGGTTCGGCGATCGGCATCGGCACCGGCGTCGCCGAGGACAAACAGCTGGGCTGGCTGCGGCAGTTGCGGATCACCCCGCTGAGCCCGATACGGGTGGTGGTGGCCCGCGGGCTGACCAGCACGGTGACGGTGCTGCCCGCACTCGCCTCCGTACTGCTGGTGGGCGCGCTGGTCAACGGCGTCCGGATGCCCGGCTGGCAGTGGGTCGCGCTGGCGGCGGTGCTGTGGCTCGGCACCGCGCCCTTCACCCTGCTCGGTCTCGGCAACGGTTACCGCCTCTCCTCGCAGTCCACCGGCTTGGTCAACACCGGCTGCATGCTGCTGCTGTCGATCATCGGTGGACTGTGGTTCCCGACCGAACTGTTCCCCGGCTGGCTGCGCTCGCTGTCCTCCTGGACGCCCGGCAACCGCTTCGCGGAGCTCGGCCGGAGCGTCACCGAGGGTGGCGCTCCCGGTCTGGCGACGGTGGCGGTGATGGCCGCCTGGCTGGCACTCTTCGGCGGTTATGCGGTGTACGCCTACCGTCGAGCCGCGCGAACGGTGTGA
- a CDS encoding sensor histidine kinase: MTQTWKATVHDAKQQDPGGGGAADGGSCTAKGRSRKLGKGPDKYAFLPWLLMGAGAFSNIVQGKTDHPWLASLGLLAFNSCYVTVVWSAFSPRRRDSRYPVIALGVLTALTFTLALGFGSEWLVFFPLLSLASGTVRTLRGRKLALWLIALSGIAGFLSGQQHGDPWGSFGIGYGTFLSGAVTAAVLGLFDTIRELNATRQELARSAVEKERLRFSRDLHDLLGHTLSVVVVKAEAVRRLAPRNLEAALGQAADIEAVGRQALTEIREAVTGYREGSLTTELDRARSVLEAAGIEPVVRQAGPPLPTQAEALLGWVVREGVTNAVRHSRATRCEIDVNADRDRVRLTITDDGRGPVSSGAAAAHGLAWIRDRIPGSGGETAGGGAGDGGDGMNGVGVPSDRDGTGDTDGASGTDDAVRAGAAAHPASESESESADRGRSGPLGGTGLKGLTERLAAAGGTLHSGPDGRRGFRVTAELPVGTGDMADAEELTR; encoded by the coding sequence ATGACGCAAACCTGGAAAGCGACAGTGCACGACGCAAAGCAGCAGGACCCCGGTGGCGGCGGCGCCGCGGACGGCGGCTCCTGCACCGCCAAGGGGCGGAGCAGGAAACTGGGCAAGGGGCCGGACAAGTACGCCTTTCTGCCCTGGCTGCTGATGGGCGCCGGAGCGTTCTCGAACATCGTCCAAGGCAAGACGGACCATCCCTGGCTGGCAAGCCTCGGCCTGCTCGCCTTCAACTCCTGCTACGTCACCGTCGTCTGGTCCGCCTTCAGCCCACGACGGCGCGACTCCCGCTATCCGGTGATCGCCCTGGGCGTGCTGACCGCCCTCACCTTCACCCTCGCGCTGGGCTTCGGCAGCGAATGGCTCGTGTTCTTCCCCCTGCTGTCGCTGGCCTCCGGCACGGTGCGCACCCTGCGTGGCAGGAAGCTCGCCCTCTGGCTGATCGCGCTCAGCGGGATAGCGGGTTTTCTGTCGGGCCAGCAGCACGGAGATCCCTGGGGCTCATTTGGCATCGGCTACGGCACCTTCCTCTCCGGCGCGGTCACCGCCGCGGTCCTCGGCCTCTTCGACACCATCCGGGAGCTGAACGCCACACGCCAGGAACTGGCCCGCTCGGCCGTGGAGAAGGAGCGGCTGCGGTTCTCCCGCGATCTGCACGATCTGCTGGGGCACACCCTGTCCGTGGTGGTGGTCAAGGCCGAGGCGGTCCGGCGGCTGGCGCCGCGCAATCTGGAGGCGGCGCTCGGCCAAGCCGCCGATATCGAGGCGGTCGGCCGCCAGGCGCTGACCGAAATCCGCGAGGCGGTCACCGGCTACCGCGAGGGCAGCCTGACCACCGAGCTGGACCGGGCCCGCTCGGTGCTGGAGGCGGCCGGTATCGAGCCCGTCGTACGGCAGGCCGGGCCGCCGCTGCCCACCCAGGCCGAAGCGCTGCTGGGCTGGGTGGTCCGCGAGGGCGTCACCAACGCCGTCCGGCACAGCCGCGCCACCCGCTGCGAGATCGACGTCAACGCCGATAGGGACCGGGTACGGCTGACGATCACGGACGACGGCCGCGGTCCCGTAAGCTCCGGTGCTGCCGCGGCGCATGGCCTGGCCTGGATACGGGACAGGATCCCGGGCAGCGGCGGCGAGACGGCCGGTGGCGGCGCGGGGGATGGCGGGGACGGTATGAACGGAGTCGGCGTGCCGAGCGACAGGGACGGGACCGGGGATACGGACGGTGCGAGCGGTACGGACGACGCGGTCCGTGCCGGCGCCGCGGCGCATCCCGCATCCGAATCCGAATCCGAATCCGCGGATCGTGGCCGCTCCGGCCCGCTGGGCGGCACCGGGCTCAAGGGCCTGACCGAGCGGCTGGCCGCGGCCGGCGGCACGCTGCACAGCGGCCCGGACGGCCGGCGCGGCTTCCGGGTCACGGCCGAACTGCCGGTGGGCACGGGCGATATGGCGGATGCGGAGGAGTTGACCCGGTGA
- a CDS encoding response regulator transcription factor, whose amino-acid sequence MIKVLLAEDQGMMRSALALLLDLEEDIKVVAQVATGDEIVPTALDARPDVALLDIELPGCSGLDAAADLRDRLPSCKVLIVTTFGRPGYLRRAMEAGACGFLVKDGPVGDLAAAIRRVLAGERVIDPGLAAAALSAGPSPLTPRERDVLTAAVDGATVADIAGKLHLSQATVRNYLSAAIGKTGTRNRMEAVRAARRNGWL is encoded by the coding sequence GTGATCAAGGTCCTGCTGGCCGAGGACCAGGGAATGATGCGCAGCGCGCTGGCGTTGCTGCTCGACCTGGAGGAGGACATCAAGGTCGTGGCCCAGGTGGCGACGGGCGACGAGATCGTCCCCACCGCGCTGGACGCCCGGCCCGACGTCGCTCTCCTGGACATCGAACTCCCGGGTTGCAGCGGCCTGGACGCCGCGGCCGATCTGCGCGACCGGCTGCCGTCCTGCAAGGTGCTGATCGTCACGACCTTCGGCCGCCCCGGCTATCTGCGGCGTGCGATGGAGGCCGGGGCGTGCGGCTTCCTGGTCAAGGACGGGCCCGTTGGGGATCTGGCGGCGGCGATCCGGCGCGTACTGGCCGGGGAGCGGGTCATCGATCCGGGCCTGGCCGCCGCCGCGCTGAGCGCCGGACCGAGTCCGCTCACCCCGCGCGAACGCGATGTCCTCACCGCGGCCGTGGACGGCGCCACGGTCGCCGATATCGCCGGCAAGCTCCATCTGTCCCAGGCCACCGTCCGCAACTACCTGTCGGCGGCCATCGGGAAGACCGGGACCCGCAACCGTATGGAGGCGGTACGGGCGGCGCGGCGCAACGGGTGGTTGTAG
- a CDS encoding MFS transporter has translation MVRMPPIATSPTVSGTERRTAAPPWLVMLLVCAGQFLVVLDVSVVNVALPAMRTGLGLSELGLQWIVNAYVITFAGFMLLGGRAADLFGRKRIFVVGLALFTVASLAGGLAQEPWQLVAARTIQGVGAAVLSPATLTILTTSFPAGPARTRAIATWTAVGAGGGAVGGLVGGVLTQYLTWRWVLLINVPVGALVLAGAVLWLTESRQGAARRLDVPGALLVTAGLALVAYGIVQTETDGWTSASALLPLAAGLVVIAVFIAVEARAKAPLMPLGLFRLRSVSSANAAMVLAGAAMFSMWYFLSLYAQNVLAYTPFQAGLSFIPHSLSIVLGSKIGPRLMNRVGAKTLAIAGAVLSACGMAWQGTMDVNGTYLGTILGPGILMALGAGLTATPVASIATSGADPADQGLVSGLINTSRQMGGALGLSVLSTIAAARIAEGHGRAALAAGYGLAFHVGAVVLLGSIALMILALPRRQTDIGHG, from the coding sequence ATGGTCCGCATGCCCCCGATAGCCACCTCCCCCACCGTGTCCGGAACCGAGCGCCGTACGGCCGCGCCGCCCTGGCTGGTGATGCTGTTGGTCTGCGCGGGGCAGTTCCTGGTCGTACTGGACGTTTCCGTCGTGAACGTGGCGCTGCCCGCCATGCGGACCGGGCTCGGGCTGAGCGAACTGGGCCTGCAATGGATCGTCAACGCCTACGTCATCACCTTCGCGGGCTTCATGCTCCTCGGTGGCCGGGCCGCCGACCTCTTCGGCCGTAAGCGGATCTTCGTCGTCGGGCTGGCGCTGTTCACGGTCGCGAGCCTGGCCGGCGGGCTGGCGCAGGAGCCCTGGCAGCTGGTCGCGGCCCGCACCATCCAGGGTGTCGGCGCGGCGGTCCTCTCCCCGGCCACCCTCACGATCCTGACCACCTCCTTCCCGGCGGGCCCGGCGCGCACCAGGGCCATCGCCACCTGGACGGCGGTCGGCGCGGGCGGCGGTGCGGTGGGCGGTCTGGTCGGGGGAGTGCTCACCCAGTATCTGACGTGGCGTTGGGTGCTGTTGATCAACGTGCCGGTGGGGGCGCTGGTGCTGGCCGGTGCGGTGCTGTGGCTCACCGAGAGCCGGCAGGGCGCCGCGCGCCGGCTGGATGTGCCCGGCGCGCTCCTGGTGACGGCCGGGCTGGCGCTGGTGGCGTACGGCATCGTGCAGACCGAGACGGATGGATGGACCTCGGCGTCCGCGCTGCTGCCGCTGGCCGCCGGGCTCGTCGTGATCGCCGTCTTCATCGCCGTCGAGGCGCGCGCCAAGGCCCCGCTGATGCCGCTGGGACTCTTCCGGCTGCGCTCGGTCTCGTCCGCGAACGCGGCGATGGTGCTGGCCGGCGCCGCGATGTTCTCGATGTGGTACTTCCTGTCCCTCTATGCGCAAAATGTGCTGGCCTATACGCCGTTCCAGGCGGGGCTCTCGTTCATTCCGCATTCGCTGTCCATCGTCCTGGGCTCCAAGATCGGACCCCGGCTGATGAACCGGGTGGGCGCCAAGACCCTGGCCATCGCGGGCGCGGTGCTCTCCGCGTGCGGCATGGCCTGGCAGGGCACGATGGACGTCAACGGCACCTATCTCGGCACCATCCTGGGCCCCGGCATCCTGATGGCGCTCGGCGCGGGACTGACCGCCACCCCCGTCGCCTCGATCGCCACCTCCGGTGCCGACCCCGCCGACCAGGGCCTGGTCTCCGGCCTCATCAACACCTCCCGCCAGATGGGCGGCGCGCTCGGCCTCTCGGTCCTGTCCACCATCGCCGCCGCCCGGATCGCCGAGGGCCACGGCCGGGCGGCACTGGCGGCCGGCTACGGTCTGGCCTTCCACGTCGGGGCGGTCGTGCTGCTGGGCAGCATCGCGCTGATGATCCTCGCCCTGCCGCGCCGCCAGACGGATATCGGGCACGGCTGA